A genomic stretch from Xiphophorus maculatus strain JP 163 A chromosome 14, X_maculatus-5.0-male, whole genome shotgun sequence includes:
- the mblac1 gene encoding metallo-beta-lactamase domain-containing protein 1 isoform X2, with product MAAVCGQYQKVCLSETQLDFPGQPYSVSVLKVGYCVPQTDGSFRADGTITLIRGVMDILVDTGGPWDREFLLQSLKRRGLEPGDLQLVVGTHGHSDHIGNLNLFPSALTIVGYDISEGDIYRPNQLAEGQIYTVDDHVCVVPTPGHTGQDVSVQVKGTSVGTVLVAGDLFEGWSDDNSWKDLSMNSAVQEVSRQKALNTADVIIPGHGLPFRVLRT from the exons ATGGCCGCAGTGTGTGGTCAGTATCAGAAAGTGTGTTTGTCAGAGACTCAGCTGGACTTCCCGGGCCAGCCGTACTCTGTGTCCGTCCTTAAAGTCGGTTACTGCGTCCCTCAGACTGATGGGTCGTTTAGAGCCGACGGGACTATTACCCTCATAAGGGGAGTCATGGACATCCTGGTGGACACCGGGGGGCCGTGGGACCGGGAGTTCCTCCTCCAGTCACTAAAGCGAAGAGGCCTGGAGCCCGGGGATCTACAGCTGGTGGTGGGAACTCACGGACATTCAGATCACATTGGAAACCTGAATCTCTTCCCTTCTGCATTGACTATAGTGGGATATGATATCAGTGAGGGAGACATTTACCGTCCCAACCAGCTGGCAGAGGGACAGATCTACACTGTGGATGATCAT GTGTGCGTAGTTCCCACCCCGGGCCACACGGGACAAGACGTCAGCGTCCAGGTGAAGGGGACATCTGTTGGGACTGTCCTTGTTGCAGGGGACTTATTTGAGGGCTGGTCTGATGACAACAGCTGGAAGGATTTGAGTATGAACAGTGCAGTGCAGGAAGTCAGTCGACAGAAAGCTCTGAATACTGCTGATGTCATTATACCAGGACATGGACTTCCTTTCAGAGTTCTCAGAACCTGA
- the tm4sf5 gene encoding transmembrane 4 L6 family member 5, which translates to MCTGACSKFIAVPLYVLALVSVICNIMLFFPDFSTEYAGSDSESDPRLTDEVKYMGGFIGGGIMILIPAIHIHLTSTKSCCANRCGMFLSIGFAALGVAGAIYSLAVAAVGLQNGPVCRYRADNGTEIETWGRPFMGSSGDYLGDKDSWDRCLIPENVVEFNLGLFSTLLVAAALEAVLCAFQMINGLFGCICGTCSDKDED; encoded by the exons ATGTGCACAGGGGCATGCTCCAAGTTTATTGCCGTCCCTCTCTATGTCCTGGCTCTGGTGTCAGTCATCTGCAACATCATGCTCTTCTTCCCTGACTTCAGTACCGAGTATGCAGGTTCAGACAGCGAAAGTGACCCAAGGCTCACAGACGAAGTGAAATATATGGGAGGCTTTATTGGAGGAGGAATCATG atCCTTATTCCTGCCATTCACATTCATCTGACAAGTACAAAGAGCTGCTGCGCCAACCGCTGTGGG ATGTTCCTGTCCATTGGGTTTGCTGCGCTTGGTGTGGCGGGAGCCATTTACAGTTTGGCCGTTGCAGCTGTGGGTCTTCAAAATGGGCCAGTTTGTAGATATAGGGCAGACAATGGCACTGAAATTGAAACATGGGGAAGACCATTCATGGGCAG tTCTGGAGACTACCTGGGAGACAAGGACAGTTGGGACAGGTGTTTGATACCAGAGAATGTGGTTGAATTCAACTTGGGGTTGTTCTCCACTCTGCTGGTGGCCGCCGCCCTGGAGGCCGTCCTCTGTGCCTTCCAGATGATCAACGGACTGTTCGGCTGTATCTGTGGAACCTGCTCTGATAAGGATGAGGAT TAA
- the mblac1 gene encoding metallo-beta-lactamase domain-containing protein 1 isoform X1: MAAVCGQYQKVCLSETQLDFPGQPYSVSVLKVGYCVPQTDGSFRADGTITLIRGVMDILVDTGGPWDREFLLQSLKRRGLEPGDLQLVVGTHGHSDHIGNLNLFPSALTIVGYDISEGDIYRPNQLAEGQIYTVDDHIHAVCVVPTPGHTGQDVSVQVKGTSVGTVLVAGDLFEGWSDDNSWKDLSMNSAVQEVSRQKALNTADVIIPGHGLPFRVLRT; the protein is encoded by the exons ATGGCCGCAGTGTGTGGTCAGTATCAGAAAGTGTGTTTGTCAGAGACTCAGCTGGACTTCCCGGGCCAGCCGTACTCTGTGTCCGTCCTTAAAGTCGGTTACTGCGTCCCTCAGACTGATGGGTCGTTTAGAGCCGACGGGACTATTACCCTCATAAGGGGAGTCATGGACATCCTGGTGGACACCGGGGGGCCGTGGGACCGGGAGTTCCTCCTCCAGTCACTAAAGCGAAGAGGCCTGGAGCCCGGGGATCTACAGCTGGTGGTGGGAACTCACGGACATTCAGATCACATTGGAAACCTGAATCTCTTCCCTTCTGCATTGACTATAGTGGGATATGATATCAGTGAGGGAGACATTTACCGTCCCAACCAGCTGGCAGAGGGACAGATCTACACTGTGGATGATCAT ATTCATGCG GTGTGCGTAGTTCCCACCCCGGGCCACACGGGACAAGACGTCAGCGTCCAGGTGAAGGGGACATCTGTTGGGACTGTCCTTGTTGCAGGGGACTTATTTGAGGGCTGGTCTGATGACAACAGCTGGAAGGATTTGAGTATGAACAGTGCAGTGCAGGAAGTCAGTCGACAGAAAGCTCTGAATACTGCTGATGTCATTATACCAGGACATGGACTTCCTTTCAGAGTTCTCAGAACCTGA